From the genome of Hydrogenophilus thermoluteolus, one region includes:
- the amrA gene encoding AmmeMemoRadiSam system protein A, producing the protein MTAKPIADAPTIDDSLGYALLAHARAAIHHALTGESLSVPEDPRLDTPGATFVTLTQNHQLRGCIGSLEAYRPLREDVRANALAAAFEDPRFPPLSRHEWPSITLEVSLLSPPEPLTFTDETALIAQLRPHQDGLILAAGPYRATFLPQVWKQLPDPEAFLAALKQKAGLDPFRPVPGLKAWRYSVTAWHEPAQPNGASPKGAPQ; encoded by the coding sequence ATGACCGCGAAGCCAATCGCCGACGCCCCCACCATCGACGACTCACTCGGGTATGCGCTGCTTGCGCATGCGCGTGCCGCGATCCATCACGCACTGACGGGCGAATCACTGAGCGTGCCGGAAGACCCACGACTCGACACTCCTGGCGCGACCTTCGTCACGCTCACTCAGAACCACCAACTCCGAGGGTGCATCGGTTCTCTGGAAGCCTACCGCCCCCTTCGCGAAGACGTGCGCGCCAACGCGCTCGCTGCCGCGTTCGAAGATCCCCGCTTTCCGCCCCTCTCGCGCCACGAATGGCCGTCGATCACGCTGGAAGTGTCCCTACTCTCTCCGCCAGAACCCCTCACATTCACCGACGAAACGGCGCTGATTGCGCAACTGCGCCCCCACCAGGACGGATTGATCCTCGCGGCTGGTCCCTACCGCGCCACCTTTCTCCCCCAAGTCTGGAAGCAACTCCCGGATCCAGAAGCCTTTCTGGCTGCGCTCAAACAGAAGGCTGGGCTCGACCCCTTTCGTCCCGTTCCGGGACTGAAGGCGTGGCGCTACTCCGTGACCGCGTGGCACGAACCCGCTCAGCCCAATGGGGCGTCACCAAAAGGAGCACCACAATGA
- the mfd gene encoding transcription-repair coupling factor, giving the protein MIPDSFHLPKAGQRAKLPLPYSGLAAPYLAELKRRTRAPLVLLAANAAETLRIQAELTFFAPMLRVCHFPDWETLPYDPFSPHQDLISERLATLFAITQQGVDVVVTSVAAALPRLTPPAFVAGRMFRIRKGETLDLAAFKAQLTLAGYEPAAQVLRPGEFAIRGGIIDLYPMGAALPYRLELFDDEIETIKTFDPDTQRTLYPVEAIELLPAREFPTDDDGRTTFRRRFRETFEGDPSKVALYKQVSQGLLPAGIEYYLPLFFDKTATLFDYLPDALWVTLGPVAETVTADWQEALDRYRLLNTDPDRPLLPPDAWMAPPEAFHGRLSACARIDLALPEHAEDELPPIALDARAEQPAAALAAWLDTHRDWTVLLAVSSEGRRETVREKLRAVGWEPSDVREWETFLAERPPLALTVAPVENGFLDAERRLAFFGEAELFAHLVRRKGGTKRKHAAHDPEAWIRDLTELTPGAPVVHLEHGIGRYRGLVRLAGPEGEAEFLHLEYAGGAALYVPVTQLALIGRYLGTDPETVPLHELGSGQWEKEKRKAAEKAHDTAAELLALYAERAARGGERFAFDAASYEAFAAGFPFETTPDQQAAIDAVIADLTSGKVMDRLVCGDVGFGKTEVALRAAFLAAMNGRQVAILTPTTLLAEQHTQTFRNRFAGWPLQIAELSRFTSSKNQKATLAALADGTVDIVIGTHRLIQPDVRFARLGLVIIDEEHRFGVRQKEALRTFCAHVHTLSLSATPIPRTLGMALEGVRDFSVIATPPAKRLAVKTFVVKKSDALIREAVARELRRGGQVFYVHNEVRTIGNALEALQKLLPNVRIGVVHGQMSEIELERVMRDFIHQRLQVLLCTTIIETGIDIPNANTILIERADRFGLAQLHQLRGRVGRSHHQAFAYLMLDPHIKPTAAGARRLEAIAQAESLGGGFTLAMHDLEIRGAGEILGEAQSGAIESVGFALFTQMLQNAVRRLKAQNATSEAPGKAAQSDASASESLLAAFAVTTEITLGEPALLPETYCPDIAVRLDLYKRLADAADDEAVDALKSELIDRFGPLPPQAVALIATHRLRIRLLPYRVARVDANAQRILVRFATDAPVDPTKVVALIQSDRTVQIKGSDTLVRTGTFPTHAERAAAVERLVQSVMAQTNHATIA; this is encoded by the coding sequence ATGATTCCTGACTCCTTTCATCTCCCAAAAGCGGGGCAACGGGCGAAACTGCCGCTCCCCTACTCTGGACTCGCTGCTCCCTACCTTGCGGAATTGAAGCGCCGCACACGCGCACCGCTCGTTCTGCTGGCGGCAAATGCCGCCGAGACGCTCCGGATCCAAGCCGAACTCACCTTTTTTGCACCGATGCTCCGCGTTTGCCACTTTCCCGACTGGGAAACGCTACCCTACGATCCCTTTTCCCCACACCAAGACCTGATCTCCGAACGGCTGGCGACGCTCTTTGCCATCACGCAGCAGGGGGTCGACGTCGTCGTCACTTCGGTGGCCGCTGCGCTGCCGCGGCTCACGCCACCGGCGTTTGTCGCCGGCCGCATGTTCCGCATCCGCAAGGGGGAAACGCTCGACCTTGCGGCGTTCAAAGCCCAACTGACCCTGGCCGGATACGAACCGGCGGCCCAGGTGCTTCGCCCAGGAGAGTTCGCGATCCGAGGCGGGATCATCGACCTCTACCCGATGGGCGCAGCGCTTCCTTATCGGCTCGAACTCTTCGACGACGAGATCGAAACGATCAAAACGTTCGACCCCGACACCCAGCGCACGCTCTACCCGGTGGAGGCGATCGAACTCTTGCCGGCACGCGAATTCCCGACCGACGACGACGGCCGCACGACCTTCCGCCGCCGTTTTCGCGAAACCTTCGAGGGCGATCCCAGCAAAGTGGCCCTCTACAAACAGGTCAGTCAGGGGTTGCTGCCCGCTGGGATCGAATACTATCTGCCGCTCTTTTTCGACAAGACCGCCACGCTCTTCGACTATCTGCCCGACGCGTTGTGGGTTACCTTGGGCCCCGTTGCCGAAACCGTCACGGCCGATTGGCAAGAAGCGCTCGACCGCTACCGGCTGCTCAACACCGACCCGGATCGCCCGCTGCTGCCACCAGACGCCTGGATGGCGCCGCCCGAGGCATTTCACGGACGGCTCTCTGCCTGTGCGCGGATCGACCTCGCGCTTCCCGAACACGCTGAGGACGAACTCCCCCCCATCGCCCTCGATGCGCGCGCCGAACAACCGGCTGCTGCATTGGCCGCATGGCTCGACACCCACCGCGACTGGACCGTGCTCCTTGCCGTTTCCAGCGAAGGACGTCGCGAAACGGTGCGCGAAAAATTGCGCGCGGTGGGCTGGGAACCGAGCGACGTGCGCGAGTGGGAAACCTTCCTGGCAGAAAGACCGCCACTTGCGCTCACGGTCGCGCCCGTGGAAAACGGCTTTCTCGACGCGGAACGGCGCCTCGCCTTTTTCGGTGAAGCGGAGCTCTTCGCGCATCTGGTGCGGCGCAAAGGGGGAACGAAACGCAAACACGCCGCACACGATCCCGAGGCGTGGATTCGCGACCTCACCGAACTCACCCCCGGTGCCCCTGTCGTGCACCTCGAACACGGAATCGGACGCTACCGAGGCCTCGTGCGCCTTGCCGGCCCTGAGGGTGAAGCGGAATTCCTCCACCTCGAATATGCGGGGGGCGCCGCGCTCTACGTCCCGGTGACCCAACTGGCGCTCATTGGCCGCTACCTGGGAACCGACCCCGAAACGGTGCCGCTTCACGAACTCGGTTCCGGTCAGTGGGAAAAAGAGAAACGCAAAGCGGCGGAAAAAGCGCACGATACCGCGGCAGAGCTCCTGGCGCTCTATGCTGAGCGGGCCGCGCGCGGTGGCGAACGGTTCGCATTCGACGCCGCCAGCTATGAAGCGTTCGCCGCCGGTTTTCCGTTCGAAACCACGCCCGACCAACAAGCCGCGATCGACGCGGTGATCGCCGACCTCACCTCTGGCAAAGTGATGGATCGGTTGGTGTGCGGCGACGTCGGTTTCGGGAAAACCGAAGTGGCGCTTCGCGCCGCGTTCCTTGCCGCGATGAACGGGCGCCAGGTGGCGATCCTCACGCCAACTACCCTGTTGGCCGAACAGCACACCCAAACCTTTCGCAACCGCTTTGCCGGTTGGCCGCTCCAAATTGCCGAGCTCTCGCGCTTTACCAGCAGCAAAAACCAGAAAGCGACGTTGGCGGCGCTTGCCGATGGTACCGTCGACATCGTCATCGGCACTCATCGCCTCATTCAGCCCGACGTGCGCTTTGCGCGGCTCGGCTTGGTGATCATCGACGAAGAGCATCGCTTCGGCGTGCGCCAGAAAGAGGCGCTGCGTACCTTCTGCGCGCACGTCCATACCCTTTCCCTTTCGGCCACACCGATTCCCCGCACGCTCGGGATGGCGCTCGAAGGGGTGCGCGACTTTTCGGTAATTGCCACCCCCCCGGCGAAACGGCTTGCGGTCAAAACGTTCGTCGTCAAAAAGAGCGACGCGCTCATTCGCGAAGCCGTTGCGCGTGAATTGCGGCGTGGCGGTCAAGTCTTCTATGTGCACAACGAGGTGCGCACCATCGGCAATGCGCTCGAAGCGTTGCAAAAATTGCTGCCCAACGTCCGGATCGGCGTCGTGCACGGCCAAATGAGCGAAATCGAGCTCGAACGGGTGATGCGCGACTTCATCCACCAGCGGTTGCAGGTGCTTCTTTGCACCACCATCATCGAAACCGGTATCGACATCCCCAACGCGAACACCATCCTGATCGAACGCGCCGACCGCTTTGGACTGGCGCAACTGCACCAATTGCGGGGGCGGGTCGGTCGCAGCCACCACCAAGCGTTCGCCTATCTGATGCTCGACCCACACATCAAGCCGACCGCTGCCGGTGCGCGGCGGTTGGAGGCGATCGCGCAAGCGGAATCGCTCGGCGGCGGTTTCACCCTGGCGATGCACGATCTGGAGATTCGCGGCGCAGGGGAAATCTTGGGCGAAGCGCAATCGGGCGCGATCGAATCGGTCGGATTCGCGCTCTTTACCCAGATGCTGCAAAACGCGGTTCGTCGCCTCAAAGCGCAGAACGCGACGTCAGAAGCGCCCGGTAAAGCGGCACAGAGCGATGCGTCTGCCTCAGAGTCGCTCCTTGCTGCGTTTGCGGTAACCACTGAAATCACCTTGGGCGAACCGGCGTTGCTTCCCGAAACCTATTGTCCCGATATCGCGGTGCGCCTCGACCTCTACAAACGGCTCGCCGACGCTGCCGACGACGAGGCGGTCGATGCGCTCAAAAGCGAACTGATCGACCGCTTCGGGCCGCTGCCACCGCAAGCCGTTGCGCTCATCGCGACCCATCGGCTGCGCATTCGGTTGCTCCCGTATCGGGTAGCCCGCGTCGACGCCAACGCGCAACGGATCCTGGTGCGATTCGCCACCGATGCCCCCGTAGACCCGACCAAAGTGGTCGCGCTCATCCAAAGCGACCGAACGGTGCAGATCAAAGGCAGCGACACCTTGGTCCGAACCGGCACGTTTCCCACGCATGCCGAGCGCGCCGCGGCCGTTGAGCGCCTGGTGCAATCGGTAATGGCCCAAACCAATCACGCCACAATTGCGTAA
- the amrS gene encoding AmmeMemoRadiSam system radical SAM enzyme has protein sequence MSYPAQFWRLLADGRLECTLCPRRCKLRPGQHGACLVRANDAGRMVLTTYGRSTGFCLDPIEKKPLNHFYPGTAVLSFGTAGCNLACKYCQNWSISAAKALDATIGDEGTPETIVAAAKATGAAGIAFTYNDPIIFAEYAIDCARAAHEVGLYTVAVTNGYIEPEAYAPFFSVMDAANVDLKAFTEHFYQRYCGGHIEPVKETLKYLVHHTTVWVEVTTLIIPTLNDSDDEIRALARWIRDALTPYVPLHLTAFHPDFKLRDLPPTPPQTLLRAQAIAKAEGLWHVYTGNIWDREGSTTFCPGCGAALITRDGYAISAYRLTPEGDCPDCHRPLEGRFPRAPGHFGNRRIPIRLTA, from the coding sequence ATGAGCTACCCGGCACAATTTTGGCGCCTGCTTGCCGACGGTCGTCTGGAATGCACCCTCTGCCCACGGCGGTGTAAACTGCGCCCGGGGCAACACGGCGCATGTCTGGTGCGCGCAAACGACGCCGGACGCATGGTGCTCACCACCTACGGCCGCTCTACCGGTTTTTGTCTCGACCCGATCGAGAAAAAACCCCTCAACCACTTCTACCCCGGTACCGCCGTGCTCTCTTTCGGCACCGCGGGCTGTAACCTGGCATGCAAATACTGTCAGAACTGGTCGATTTCCGCTGCGAAAGCGCTCGACGCGACGATTGGCGACGAAGGCACCCCAGAAACCATCGTCGCCGCAGCGAAAGCCACGGGCGCCGCGGGCATCGCCTTTACCTACAACGACCCGATCATTTTTGCAGAATATGCGATCGATTGCGCGCGTGCCGCACACGAAGTGGGGCTCTACACCGTTGCGGTGACGAACGGCTATATCGAGCCCGAAGCGTATGCTCCGTTCTTCAGTGTCATGGATGCCGCGAACGTCGATCTCAAGGCATTCACGGAACACTTTTACCAACGCTATTGCGGCGGCCACATCGAACCGGTCAAAGAGACCTTGAAATACCTGGTCCATCACACCACGGTCTGGGTCGAGGTCACCACACTCATCATACCCACGCTCAACGACAGCGACGACGAAATCCGCGCGCTCGCCCGTTGGATCCGCGACGCGCTGACACCCTACGTTCCGCTCCACCTCACCGCGTTCCACCCCGATTTCAAATTGCGCGACCTTCCGCCCACCCCGCCACAAACGCTCCTACGCGCTCAAGCGATTGCCAAAGCAGAAGGATTGTGGCACGTCTATACCGGGAACATCTGGGATCGCGAAGGCAGTACGACCTTCTGTCCCGGGTGCGGCGCTGCGTTGATCACGCGCGACGGCTACGCGATCTCCGCCTATCGCCTCACCCCCGAAGGAGACTGTCCCGACTGTCACCGACCCTTGGAAGGGCGTTTCCCCCGCGCACCGGGGCACTTCGGCAATCGGCGCATCCCCATCCGGCTGACGGCGTAA